TAGAATTAAGCATATGTGGTTTGTCTTCATACGTGTACTGTCAagtgctgatttttcttttcttctctcaccCATGGAAAACTTGTAGatcaaatatttataagaaaataagtaaCATAGATATATCATCCATTAAGtgattaattaatttgtttgttttgaacaTGAATAGCTCAGAAGTCAAATGACACCCCCTAAACATTTGCTGTTTCATTGAAATCTGCATAAGCTTCCAACATCTTCAAATGGAAAGGGTAACCCCAGCCAAAACTTTCTATACATTTCCGGAGTCGTGTATCGATCACCAAAAGCATTGGTGTGTGGCAGAGTCTATTAAGTTTAGACGACAAACAGATCTCAACTAACAGAACTGCAGAAAACAGAGCTGTTTATTGGGCAATCCTGATCTTCCATCATTTTCTGTCTGTCATGTTGATCAGGAAAATTTTGCCCTAAAATGTTTCTCAACTTCCATTTCTCCTAGCAGCGATATTTAGTCACTGTCCTTTACTCAGTCCTTGGCCTAAAAAAGTGCAGTGATTTTGGGGTGAAATGAATATAATTCTGGTGACAATCTGTTTTTCTTAGaagctttggtttttgtttgtttgcttataaGGCACACAGtagtttattcacttatttattcactcagcattatttattgaaacCCACAATGTGGCAAGCATGGTGTTAGGTTGGAGGGCTCAGTGATTACAGAATTTTGTCATTAGGGTTTCTGAGAGAAACCTACCTGGAGAGAGATAGAAGACGGATGTCAAGTCTCCTGGGATGTTTACTAACTGCACATTCCTTTTAAATACCTCCTTACAGAGCTGTACCGCATTTGACTGGCTGCAGTGTGATGGCGGGTGTTAGTGGTGGAAATGTGGCCAGTGTTTTTGCGAACTGTGCCAAGGCGACGCATCTAAGGCAAATATCCCATATTATAAGCTTCCTGGGTGACAATATGTATGTTTACAACGAAAGACAGATATAGGTAACAATGGTTTAGAGTCAGGTTTAATTAATTATTAGTCTCGACACTCAAGTCTATAGTCTTGATTGAGACAAATACTTTTGTAAATGTTAAACAGTTTAGAACTGATAGAGgccaaatgacttttttttatatttgacatGACATTGTGAAAACAAGGTCTTCTGTGGAAGTTAACTCAAAAATCTAAGAATAAAGAATTTAATATACAAATCTTGACTAAATGTAGAAGATGCAAGTAAAATAAATCTGAAACTCAAAGAAATGTCTGCTAAacagatatattaaaaatgatttaactgGCTTATAGACAGCAGATTGGTATGTCAACTATTCAGCTAGGTATGGAGTATATAATTCAACAGGAAATACTACTCAACATTTGGAAACCCAATAACTAcaagaacatttttgcaaataatatagaaaaatagattttggtTATTATGGGAAAAGAGCATTGTAAGACACAACTCAGGTATAAACCGGACAAttggtcattatttttaaaactatcctGTTACGTTTTCATCATAATTCCTTAAAGAAGCCTTTTAACATTTAGttcatacaaaaatattataaatacctttattatttataatttacttacaTGTCAGTACCCtgtttaaatacttattttaacaGTTTGAGCAAATACAACTTATCTCAGACAAAAGGAGCCCTTTTtcggaaccctcctacactgcctggtggggatgcagtttggtgcagccactgtggaaaaaaagtatggagattcctcaaaagactagaaatagacttaccatatgacctaggaatcccactcctgggcatatatccagaaggaaccctacttcaaaatgacacctgcaccccaatgttcatagcagcgctatttacaatagccacgacatggagacagcctaaatgtccatcaacagatgactggataaagaagatgtggtatatttatataatggaatactattcagccataaaaaacaacaacataacatcATTTACAGCAActtggatgttcctggagaatgtcattctaagtgaagtaagccagaaacaggaagaaaaataccatatgagattgctcatatgtggaatctaaaaaaattgagaaaataaatatgaaacagaaacagactcatagacatagaatacaaacttgtggttgccaagggggaggtggatgggaagggatagactgggagttcaaagtttgtagatactgacaggcatatgtagaatagataaacaagattatactgtatagcacagggaaatatatacaggatcttgtggtagctcacagcaaaaaaaatgtggcaatgaatatatgtatgctcatgtataactgaaaaattgtgctctgcactggaatttgacacaacattgtaaaatgactgtaactcaataaaacaatgtttaaaaaaaaaagggagcctTTTTTCTCACAAGTCTCTTAATTAGGGAATTGATCAATATTTATTAGGTAGCAGTAaaactcatacatatacatacatacatctataaGAATTTAtaatggattatttttttctgttaagaaaataaaagctttaggGGGAGGATATAACTCAGCAGTAGAAGGTATGCCTAGCATttacaaggtcctggattcaatccccagtacctccactaaaaaatgaataaacaagtaattaagtaaacctaattacgcccaccaccaaaaataaaaatgaaaaaaaaataacgtgatgttaaaaaaaaataaagtttaaattttctGCCTCCTCAACAAATTTCTTTCTAATCTCTAGTCACTAAAAATAGGTtatgtgtctgtgcatgtgtccCAGTGGTCCTCTTCCAACCAAGAGCTGGAAAGTGAGTCCTTCTGTAACACAGAAAGAAATGTGCTGAGATCCCTTCTTTGTTGAGAACTTAGCTCTGCATATGAGTATTCAACCGCTGAGACGCAGGAAATAAAGCACCGTCTAGTGTCACAAGTTCTTTGCTATCAAGAATCAGGCCCAACCCATCTCCAGATCCCCTCTGCTTAACCCAGAGCTAGACCTGGAGTAGTCACTCCATGCACGTGTGTTAAATCAATAAAGAAGGGGTCACTGCACAAAAGGCTGAGAGAAATACATTCACTGTTACGTGGTACTCACTCTTCCCATCCTCATGACTTCTTCTGTGATTCCTCAGTTCTTTAGTTGAGATGAGGAAGTGTTTCTTAGACGGAAACCTAAAGACTACTGAACACACACTCAACAGTGTGGTTTTTAATATTCAGGTCTGGATACTGAAGCATCTGATTAGGAtataatcaaaaaatttttttttcttttaaaaggaagctCTCCATTGTAAACATGGGAATCCCAGGGCGATGGGTTAATCTtagttcttgatttcttttttctttcactttttttgctCTAAATTGTATACAGAGTTAGCTATATCCATATATAAACAAGGATGGTTTTCCAGAATAACTGGAAGGAGGATTCTCTGGACTGAGAAGGGATAACAGAGTAGCTTTCCAGCTTCACTGGCTCTAAGACCCCCCTCTTTTGCTATGGGAACAGCTCAAAGTAGCACTTTTTCTTTGAGGTCACTTCTGTGAGTCAGAGCTAAGTCTCTTTCTAGAAGATGTCTGACTCCCTCTGTTATAGCAATAAAGTTCACTTGTgcaatattttctctctgtccataggttgtccttttgttttgttcatggtttgctttgctgtgcaaaagcttataagtttaataaggtcccattttttaatttttgcttttatttctattgcctgctAGACTGCTCTAaaagaacattgttaagatttatgtcagaaaatgttttgcctgtgttttcttctgggaggtttataaGTGTCTGCCTTGTGGTGTTGGGAATACTgtacagctgcatgtaaatcaattaagttagaacactccctcacatcatacacaaaaattaactcaaaatggcttaaagacttaaacatgctAGGTTTTTTGGATAtagattaatttattaattatccGACAAAACCTGATGAATACATTTTATGATGTCTCAAATCAGTACTGAATTTTTCAGTAGGCAGACTAAACATACATACTAAACATATATACTAAagtcacaaagaaataaaatgcaaaactgtatagtacatttagataatttttttaaatgtcaaagtgTCAATGTCTTCCTCatgagaaaattagaaatgtGTTGAACTTTACAACACTTATTTCAgggtttcattcttttaattgtCTTTAAATTAATACAGAGGAACATCAAAGTGTTATTTAATATCCATAGAATCCTTATCACctatatttttgtcttctttttacaaatgaaatatcTGAGATTCAGGGAGTTTATGACACTCGCTGAGATGGAAAAGTTATTAGAGAAACCAAGATTCCAATCTGGGTGAAAAAtcataattataaacatatatactacacatgcatgcatgcacacaagCACAGTCACCATTTGGAAGAGGAGATTaaagcaaagtgactcagttatacatatacatacatatattttttcagattcttttccattatagtgtattacaagaaattgaatatacttccctgggttataagtaggtccttgttgtttatctattttatatacagtaatgtgtgtctattaatTCCAAATCCTAAtttttatccctccttcccctttcccctttggtaacatagtttgttttctatgtctgtgagtttattacTGGTTTGcaattaaaatttgtatctttttttagattccacatataagtgatatcacatgatatttgtgtttctctgtttgacttacttcacttaatatgataatctctaggtcatttaaaaatatatatatatttaaagcaccCTGCACAACATTTAGCAAATGGTAAACATACAACTATTTTTACTGTAACTATATCATTAGCATAACACCACCAGCCTTCTTTCCATAAGTTTCTGCAAAATGGATAATCATGGTATTTGGTGCATCCCATATTAAAGAAGATATAATATGCACACACCTATTCAAACTATGCTTTTTTGTCAATATATCTGGATACATATGAGCCCCACAGTACTGTCCTGCAGAATGGCCCACGCTTGGATCATttcgtcattttttttttaaacaaagctgtTCCCAGTCTGTACACTGTTTTCATTCCTGGATAGAATCTTTGTAAAGTATCTGATTCACTTTTCTACATTAATTAATTCAAACCAACGTGCGCTAGAGATAACCGTGGCTCTAAAGGCCGTGTTAGATGCCCCTTTTCTGGGCTATCACCAACAGTAACCATGGCACCATATCTCCCCAGATTGCGGCTGTTCCCTGCACCAGTAATAACATTTATGTTTACTTACTGAGTGTTTTATGTGTTGGTCaacttcattaattcatttaaacctTAGAACAGCCTTATGAAGCAGATATTCTTATTAGCTATCTTTTTtcacataaggaaactgaggcataacgagttaaataacttttccaaagtcacaaAAAGTATCAGTAGCAGAGCTAGTGTTCGAATCTAGGtactctttttcctatttttaccgagtatatttgatttacaatgttgcatcagtttcaggtgtacagcaaagtgattcagttatacatacacatacatatatttatcctttttcaaattcttttctaagttattataagatattgaataaagttccctgtgctatacaataggtccttgttgtttatctactatATAAATAGTAGTCTGTgcatgctaatcccaaactcctaactgaTCCCTCCACCTctaccccttttccctttggcaGTCATactctgttttctatgtctgtgagtctatttccagtttgtaaagaagttcatttgtgtcatgaATCTAGGTTCTCTTAACCATTATACTCTACGGTCACACTGAATTCAGAGGGTAAGTGCCCCTCTGCTTTATTCTCCATGGACCCCTTCTGTGCCTGACGTGAGGTCTGGCACATCGTGGACGCTCAATAAAGAGCCACTGAATGGCCAGATGAGCCTCCTTTTCATTTGGTATCTTGCAGATCTCCAGCCCAGACTAAGTATCGTTGGTGTTAAGTATGTGTGGCTGTAGATGGCAATGCACATGAAAGATAAGAATTGCAAGATGCTCCAAAGCAGTGTCATCGACTCAAAGTCATACTAATTGGACTCAGGAGTGGGGCTTCCTGGGtccacctcctgctcctcctctcacTAGCTATGTGATCCTAGACGATTAATCTATTCTGTGTGTCTCAGTGTCTTTAcctataaaacaagaataataattttaCCTACATCGTAGGCTTGCCGATAAAACCTAATgaatttttaagagtaaaataagtaataaaataaaataaaataagctttgcACTTTGACTGTCTCCTAATAAGCTGTGAGGAAATGTTACCCTTAGTAGTACTCCGCTACTGGGAGAGTGAGCATCAGAGACTTTAAATGATGGTGTAGTTACTCCAGTTGAATGAAGAGATCAGTGGGATTAGTCCTGACATCAGGCCTGCCAGGGATACATAGTCTgccattttgttttaaactaatgATCTCATATTATCCTTTCATGCTACAGAGTGAACATTCTGACTAGCACAGGCTTCTGCTGAATCGGGATATAGGGGATGAAAGTTTGATGTGTTTCCAATATGCACCACAGAGGAGGTGAGTCCCTTGGGGCCTGGAATCAAGCCCCTGTGGGTAGTGACGTGGGCCCTCCACAGCCTGTGGTCACATCTGGAAGGGAGCGGCTCTCCTGGGACAAGAACCACTTATCCcctgagagaagcagagaggagcaTTCAGAAAGCACCTGGTAGGTAGCCAGCAGGGGTGTCAACGCTCAGACTTCTCCCTTGTGAGGCTCACCTCCTTGAACTGTCTGATTATTTTCATTCGACTGCCCCCCCCCCTTTCGTTTGATTAAAAGCATAATGTATATGTTTTatggaaaagcagaaaatgaaggtaaataGATAATAATCTTCCCAATCTTTCCTAACCAGAAACAACTACTAATAAAATTTCcattaattcttccaaatatgttttccatgcaaatatatgcatgtttaaCAATAATATTACATCTTAGTGTttctaccaagaaaaaaattgagactaTGCTACAAACACTTTTTATATAACGTTTTATTTGAAATACTGCTCTACAGTGGTTTACACATTCTTCTAAGCTATCCTATGCCAGAAATCTGCTGTTGCAGCCACATCTCCTTTTTTAAttagtatagatttttttttgtttttttcctttatgttttaacATTTGAGAGATCTACTCTATTCCtgtaccatttctttttttttttttaagaaattttcagAGCAGATAATCTAAACTGTACTagaattctaaatttatttttaaatcattgttcTGTATTCCCCTAAATATTCAGAATGAAGCAAAATGAACTGGGAAAAAACAATACCTTCAATATTTGTTCAATCTTTCCACCAAGGCACATGATTTGTGTCCATTCATTCAAGTGTACATCTAAGTATGTGATAAGgggttaatctccaaaatatgAAGAAACTCCTACagcagcaaaaaacaaaaacaaaaacaaaaaacaactgatAACTTCATTTTACTGTGGGCTAAGGAATTgaagtttctccaaagaagacattcaaatggccaacaggtatatgaaaaaatgctcaatgtcactaaatCATTAGGGAAGTACatattgaaaccacaatgaggtattatctcacatctgtcaaaatggctatttCCAAAATTACACAAAGTCTGGGGAGGATATTGAGAAATTCAGAGCCTTGCACACTGTTAGTGGAAAAGGAAAATCATGCATTttctatgggaaacagtatgaagattccacaaagaattaaaagagaactACCTTTGGCATAATCTTGGGGAAAAGAATCATTTAGCCATTATGACAGCCTTCCCATGGTAATAAGTAACTTCCTCTGTGATGATTCACCTTAAAAAGAGATGATAGAAACTTACTATAACAGAATGAGGGAAGGGACAAATTTTGAGGATGTACTTCTTTGgctttaagaagaggaaattttgtctctctcttttttttttttggtaaattatgACCTGGTGTACCTTGCCAAAACTCTGGTTTGGGCCTTAACTAGTGCCAGACTGTCATCAAATATCTGGTGACAGAAATCCTAATAGGTTTGTGcccaaaaggaaattttaaaagtcttgtcAAAACAGGTCTTAACACCTCAAATTTGTGAAGTAACAGTAAATATCCTCTGAATTTTGGCCTTTCAGTATGCCTCCTGATTAAAACTTGGATCCGACTAGCATTCTGCTAAGCTTTTGATGGATCTCTTTGGTTTTGATGGAATAGATAACAGGGTTGAGCATCGGAGGCACAAAGGGATAAATAAGGGACATGAGTGTGTGCACATGGGCTGGGGCATGCTTCCCATAGCGAGCAGCCATGGACACACCAACCATGGGCACATAGAAGATGAGCACAGCACACATGTGTAACACACACGTGTTGAGTGGCTTTACCTGTCCCTCCCAGGATGCAATAGCAAGTACAGAACGCAGTATGAACATGTAGGAGAGGAGAATGAGTACAGAGTCCATGCCAAAGGTAGAGATGACAATGAAGAGACCAAAAATATTATTGATGGTGATGTCACCACAGGGAAGGCGGATCAGATCTGGATGCAGGCAGTAGGCATGGGATAGTACATTGGTCCTGCAGAAGGGCAACCTCTTCAGAAGGAAAGGCAGTGGGAAAACCATGCAGAAACTGCGGATGATGACAGACAAGCCCATGTGTACAACACGGGCATTAGTGAGCACTGTGGCATAGCGCAGTGggttgcagatggccacatagaGGTCAAAGCTCATAACCAGCAGGATCCCAGACTCCATAAAGGAGAAGAGGTGGATAAAGAACATTTGCGCCATGCAGGAATCAAAAGTGATCTTCCTTAAATGGAAGCAAAATGTGGCTAGCACAGTGGGCAATGTGGAAAAAGACATGCCTAGATCATTAACTGACAGCAGGGACAGGAAGTAGTACATAGGCTGATGCAAGCTCTGCTCCTCCTTGATAATGAAGAGGATGAGAGCATTGCCCACAATGGAGACAGTGTAGAGGGCAGCAAGGAGCAGGAACACCCAGTGTTGGGAGGTCTCCAGCCCTGGGAGTCCTGTCAGGGTGAAAGTTGGCAACTCTGAGCTGTTGTGACGGTTAGCTCCCATGCTGGGACAAATGTGCAGACTGCAGGACCACTATCCTGTAAAGACAAACATCCAGTTTATTCATGACCTAGACCTGATATTTGAAGACTCTCACCTACCATCCAGCCCCTCACTTTACACCGTTAATCAATTCTGTTCACCAAATCactcatttttgtctctttttgtcACCATGATTTCTAGACTTGtcttgttacggaaacgacaggccagtcaagaaacaagcaccactcggagggttggagtactcagatgtattatgccggcgggctcagagggccttctgctccgaagctctgagcaccttcaagacatgcacatgaggttttatagggtaaagtacaagcttggggtattcggccaataggcatggaacagctttagcagcattatcatcacaaaagtggaggcggggaggcagcaaaccaacattccaaagccagatatgtctctttgaaaatccagctggctagcaaaaacacataaacagcaaaccaacactaattaacctagatttacaagttagtctagcagaactcagatcagtattccaatacttagacttgttagcccagcccagcctctccttcgcattcctagacttatgagttatcttgtcagaccagcccggtttttccttcacagtctGAGATTTTTCAGTTTATCCAGCTGGTTAAACAGGGCTCACTGCCTTCCTTGACACCCTTGCCTGTTTCCTCTGTGCTCTATCTCACATTCAAAGCTATGATCTTATCAATCTGTGGGCATTTCTTTCTTCAAGACCTAAGACAAAATTCTGATGACTGCTGCCTTGACTACTCTGCCTTCCTGAGCATTCCACTTTTTCATCAAGCCATAAACTTtcccccttcccactctctttctaCTGAATATTTACTGCCTTATGATGACGCCCCCAGCTTTCTTATTCCTGTACAATCTTTCAGCTCTTCGATCTACTCATCCAAACTGAAGATAGATGCACAGAAAGATACCCATCCCTAGTGAAAGCCTTCTAGAGATTCATCAAGATGCGCTTGACTGCTGTATTTCCACTCATCTTTTCGTTCTTCTATCCATTTATCTTATGGCATTACTTTTCTTTGTGAACAACTTTACGGAAAGTCTTCTCttaattaatttctttcagaTCTGAATAGCACCTAGCTCCCTAAAGCCACTGGATTAATAAGCAGTTctcaaaaggaatatatatgtatgtgtgtgtgtgtgtgtgtgtgtgtgtgtgtgtgtgtgtgtataactgaatcactaagttgtaatcagaaattaacacaacattgtaaatcaactatacttcactgaaaaaaaaaccagccCCCCCCCCAATATCATTTCTCTATACCATGGAATTGCCTCTCAGTGTTCTCCATCTCTCTGAACAATACTATCATTATGCCTAAGATTGAGACTCAAAATCCAAACGTCATTTTGACTCTTTCCTTTACTACTACATTAAAAGGGGTAATAATCAATGAAAATGCTGACCCCTAAGTGCCTCTGCCAGCCTTTGTCCACTTCCTTCCACTGCAGTTTCATGCTTCAGATCCAAGAAATCACATTCTTGTACCATAATATTGCCCTCCTAATAAATCTCACGTCTCTATTTCATTCTGTAATCTGGAGTAggactaatatttttaaagggcaaaTCTGAAAATGGTGCTGTTCTGATTAGAAACCTTGAATGCTCCCTTATTACCAGAGGGTCAAATTGAAACCCACTGGACTAGAATTAAAAGCCCACTGTGGCCAGTACTAAATGGATATTTCTGGTCTCATTCTAAAAATTTCTGGACTTGTACCTCCAGATATCCAGATGGGTGTATTTGCTTTTATCCAAGCATGAATTACAGCTCCCAGATCTCAGACTTGCCCAGAATGTGTGGGCAATATGTTCAATCCATCTTTCAGGGCCCAGGATCGGTGATGCCATCCTCCATACAAATTTGACTGGTGATTGCTAGAGGAGGTAACTTCTCTCCATGCCCCACCACTCTTACAGCTACAGGTTTACATCTTCTTTTGCgcccctttctctgcctgttcTGCATTATAGCTTTCTATCATGCAGCTCTAATAATTCCCATAGAATCACGAATCCCATCTTCCCTCCTGACTCGGCTCTGACTTTTATTAATTGTTTCAGCCCCTGCTGCGCAGGCTGAGCACGGGAGGTGCACTCAGTAAGTCACTGATCCCTTCCGGTTTGGGGTTCTCTTCATTGTAAATTGGAGATGCGAAGGAACTTTGCTGATGAGGTTGCGAAGGTCCAAAAGTGGACAGTTGTGAAAACTCTTAACACCAAATACTATGCCACTTGGAGTTCCAAAGGCTGCTTcagacccccacctccagcctctcagCTGCCTTTTCAACTCCATCTGCATCAGGcctcttctgtcctttcttttcaggattcatttttttttttctccattacatATTCATAGAATCTCTATGTTTTCCCCACCTGCAGGCTCCTCCTAAACATTTTTGTTTGCCTCTGTATGCGATAAGCAGACATACTGGAGTCTTTTAGCACTGAGTAGGATCTTGACAAATGGCTTCTAAAGCAGccattgtctttttaaatgtccCCTCTCCTACCAGATTAACTCTGAAAAATGCACACAAAGGTATCTACATCTAAAGTGTAGCCTGAAGGGGTTTCCATGCTGAGAAGTAATGCCTGAAGCAAAGGCATGGCAGGATTTCAGAGAACAAgagcaacaaatagaaaatgaagaatcaGGTAAGTTTTAAAGGTGAaaacaagcagagaaaaaaaccaaaaaactgaccCCAATTAGGGACAGTCTTTCCTTCTTCAGATTGTCACATTATAACACTCAGGATTTCTCAGCTGGGTCAGAGTGCTTTAGAGCCTGAGTCTGGAGTGTCTGACCCTCCAACTTACCTACAGGAGAGAGCTCTATGCACGGAAGGAAGGGCAGCAGTCGGGGCCCTGCATGCCCTGCCCATAGCCCCCTATTACCTCTGCCAACTCTCTGGCCTGAGCAACATAAGGCTGCATCCAGGGAGTCCCTTGAGCTTACGTCAGCTCAGGAGCTCATGGGCCGCTGGGAATAAGGGCATCTACTGTGTCCCGCCCCTCTCTGACTTGGTGTTTCATTGCTCATAGGGGTATGCAGGAGTAGAAATAATCAGAACGGGAAGGGGTCTGCAAGAACATTGTATATAGCCCCTCGTTTTGTAGGAAAGGTCTTAGAGCCTAGGAAGGAGAAGAGACATCTCAATTTTATAGCTTGTTAAAGATCAACGGAGAATGTAATAGAAGCATTTATTTAGGTTAGGAGGTTAGGGGAATCCTCCGTGGGGCAATCTAAGCTAGCAGATACCGGATAGGGATCCAGCCAGATGAAGGGAAGGGGAGTAAGGAGAAGCTTCCAAGACTTGGGGAGCAGCACTTGTGAAGGCCACGTGGGAGGGGTCAACTTTGCATATTCACGGAACTGAAAAATCTTTGTGGttgcaacagaaagaacaaatggCTCAAgataaagttagaaaaaaaggaagttgtcATATTACTCAGGGTCCTCTGGGCCATGTGAAAGTTGGATTTGATTATattggaaatggaaataatacgatgaaattttacttaaaatattt
This Camelus ferus isolate YT-003-E chromosome 10, BCGSAC_Cfer_1.0, whole genome shotgun sequence DNA region includes the following protein-coding sequences:
- the LOC102512697 gene encoding olfactory receptor 51I2 — encoded protein: MGANRHNSSELPTFTLTGLPGLETSQHWVFLLLAALYTVSIVGNALILFIIKEEQSLHQPMYYFLSLLSVNDLGMSFSTLPTVLATFCFHLRKITFDSCMAQMFFIHLFSFMESGILLVMSFDLYVAICNPLRYATVLTNARVVHMGLSVIIRSFCMVFPLPFLLKRLPFCRTNVLSHAYCLHPDLIRLPCGDITINNIFGLFIVISTFGMDSVLILLSYMFILRSVLAIASWEGQVKPLNTCVLHMCAVLIFYVPMVGVSMAARYGKHAPAHVHTLMSLIYPFVPPMLNPVIYSIKTKEIHQKLSRMLVGSKF